One Ferrovum sp. PN-J185 genomic region harbors:
- the ispH gene encoding 4-hydroxy-3-methylbut-2-enyl diphosphate reductase — translation MTKPISIKLANPRGFCAGVDRAIDIVEQALIRFGAPIYVRHEVVHNRFVVEDLKNKGAIFVDELNQVPQGATVIFSAHGVSLQVREEAEKRGLKVFDATCPLVTKVHTEVSRLHALGREIVMIGHKGHPEVEGTLGQAKDNIYLVETPEDVQSLEIHHPDQLAYVTQTTLSVDDAQKVIDALKERFPLIQGPRKDDICYATQNRQDAVKKLSEQADLVIVVGSPTSSNSNRLREVAENLGVSAYMVDRAEDIKAEWLNNKSSIGVTAGASAPEVLVNEVIARLQQLGAQEVMELQGTPENVVFPLPKSLTH, via the coding sequence ATGACTAAACCTATTTCCATAAAATTAGCTAATCCGCGTGGGTTTTGTGCCGGAGTAGACCGAGCAATTGACATAGTCGAGCAAGCACTTATTCGCTTTGGTGCGCCAATTTATGTGCGTCACGAAGTGGTCCATAACCGTTTTGTGGTGGAAGATCTGAAGAACAAGGGAGCCATCTTTGTTGATGAGCTCAATCAAGTGCCTCAAGGGGCCACAGTCATTTTTAGCGCTCATGGCGTATCCTTGCAAGTCAGAGAAGAAGCAGAAAAAAGAGGTCTTAAGGTGTTTGACGCCACCTGCCCTTTGGTAACCAAAGTGCACACTGAGGTCTCTCGCTTACATGCACTTGGGCGCGAGATTGTCATGATCGGCCATAAGGGGCACCCCGAAGTGGAAGGCACTCTAGGGCAAGCCAAAGACAACATTTACCTTGTTGAAACGCCTGAGGATGTACAAAGTCTTGAGATTCACCACCCTGATCAACTGGCCTATGTAACCCAAACCACCCTGTCGGTGGATGATGCACAAAAAGTCATTGATGCGCTCAAAGAGCGCTTTCCTCTCATTCAGGGGCCACGCAAAGATGATATTTGTTATGCCACCCAAAACCGTCAAGATGCCGTTAAGAAGCTAAGTGAACAAGCGGATCTGGTGATTGTGGTGGGCTCTCCTACCAGCTCCAACTCAAACCGCCTGAGAGAGGTTGCAGAGAACCTAGGAGTAAGTGCTTACATGGTTGATAGAGCAGAAGATATCAAAGCGGAATGGTTAAATAATAAAAGTTCTATTGGTGTTACAGCGGGCGCTTCAGCACCAGAAGTTCTGGTTAATGAAGTGATTGCAAGACTTCAACAACTAGGGGCGCAGGAAGTGATGGAGCTGCAAGGAACCCCTGAAAATGTAGTATTTCCCTTACCTAAATCCCTGACCCATTGA
- a CDS encoding Fur family transcriptional regulator — MNHIAELLRKKGIIPTQQRLMIAEKLFERRQHISAERLLAMVNETHAEVSKATIYNTLNLFAEKGLVKEIIVDPERVFYDTHTGSHHHFFDIESGELHDIESDMLRVEGLPQLPPGMIQESVDIVVRIRRAHTTAMSHAA, encoded by the coding sequence ATGAACCATATAGCCGAGTTATTAAGAAAAAAAGGCATTATTCCAACACAGCAGCGTTTGATGATTGCCGAAAAACTATTTGAGCGTCGCCAGCACATTTCTGCCGAGCGCCTACTTGCCATGGTTAATGAAACCCATGCTGAGGTCTCAAAAGCGACCATTTATAACACACTTAATTTATTTGCCGAAAAAGGCCTGGTCAAAGAAATCATCGTTGATCCAGAACGTGTCTTTTACGATACACATACAGGTTCTCATCATCACTTCTTTGATATCGAATCAGGTGAGTTGCATGATATAGAGTCAGATATGTTACGCGTAGAAGGTTTACCTCAACTTCCTCCTGGCATGATTCAGGAGAGCGTAGATATCGTAGTTCGCATTCGTCGTGCACACACTACTGCGATGTCGCATGCCGCTTAA
- a CDS encoding complex I NDUFA9 subunit family protein, which produces MSQAATVLLIGGSGFLGRYVTSLLLERGDKVIIPTRSATISHHPIEVTWITDTELSQEHLNQWVSKLDSGGVVINLVGQLHDRPGFPYGPVFKEAHVELVKRLINAFNHSPARRFIHISSLGADSHGPSMYQRSKGDAERYIKESSLNWTILRPSVIFGSDDQFIQLFASLCNIFPVIPLASAQSRFQPVAVSDVAQAISQSIDQRNTFHQSIDLGGPSIYTLKELVELAGRTVNKKPLVIPMPHALGVIQAWAFEHLPGKTLMSRDNLASMQRDNVLPSQYQSLKELFNINPTALETLLP; this is translated from the coding sequence ATGTCCCAAGCTGCCACTGTTTTACTCATCGGTGGCAGTGGCTTTCTAGGCCGTTATGTCACCTCTCTTTTGCTTGAGAGAGGTGACAAAGTTATCATTCCTACCCGCTCAGCTACTATTTCGCATCATCCCATCGAGGTGACTTGGATAACCGACACTGAGTTGTCTCAAGAGCATTTAAATCAATGGGTTAGTAAATTAGATTCTGGTGGCGTAGTGATTAATCTTGTGGGTCAGCTTCATGACAGGCCTGGCTTTCCCTATGGACCAGTGTTTAAGGAAGCTCATGTGGAGTTGGTTAAACGTCTCATTAATGCGTTTAATCACAGCCCAGCAAGACGTTTTATTCATATCAGCTCATTGGGAGCTGATAGTCACGGACCATCCATGTACCAACGTAGCAAAGGTGATGCTGAGCGGTATATTAAAGAGAGCTCATTAAATTGGACTATTTTAAGACCCTCAGTGATTTTTGGATCAGATGATCAATTTATACAGCTCTTTGCCTCTTTATGTAACATTTTTCCAGTGATTCCTTTAGCCTCCGCTCAGAGTCGTTTTCAGCCGGTGGCAGTTAGCGATGTGGCACAGGCCATTAGTCAATCCATTGATCAACGCAACACTTTTCATCAATCCATTGATTTGGGCGGACCATCTATTTATACCTTAAAAGAGCTGGTGGAATTGGCAGGACGCACCGTCAATAAAAAACCCTTGGTGATTCCTATGCCTCACGCTCTTGGCGTAATACAAGCCTGGGCTTTTGAGCATTTACCAGGTAAAACTCTGATGAGTCGAGACAATTTGGCTTCAATGCAACGAGATAATGTTTTACCTAGTCAATACCAGAGCTTAAAAGAGCTCTTTAATATCAATCCAACCGCCCTTGAGACGCTACTACCATGA
- a CDS encoding SDR family oxidoreductase: MNAARPVALITGAGKRIGRTIALILAQHGWDIAIHYNQSAHEAKDTQSLINAMGRSAVLVQADLAKPQEVSNIIDQVSAELSPPALLVNNASLFEYDRPDAVDVRLFNQHIDINVKAPILLSEKFYGIHQQQGTQGLIIHLLDQKLINPNPDYFSYTLSKAALASAIPLMAQQFAPHVRVMGIAPGIILPSGPQSQSHFEAIQQMNPLKKSATAEDIAHTVLYCSSVSSLTGSVIYVDGGQHLAASSRDVMFIDPHSIESS; encoded by the coding sequence ATGAACGCAGCTCGTCCTGTAGCGCTCATCACTGGAGCGGGTAAACGAATTGGCCGCACCATCGCCTTAATCCTCGCTCAACATGGATGGGATATTGCCATTCATTACAATCAATCTGCACATGAGGCTAAGGACACTCAATCGTTAATTAACGCGATGGGACGAAGTGCTGTGTTAGTCCAGGCTGATCTCGCAAAGCCACAGGAAGTAAGTAACATTATTGATCAAGTGAGCGCTGAGCTTAGCCCCCCCGCCCTTTTAGTGAATAATGCCTCTTTGTTTGAGTATGATAGGCCAGATGCGGTTGATGTTCGTTTATTTAATCAGCACATTGATATTAATGTTAAAGCGCCCATCTTGTTATCTGAAAAGTTCTATGGGATACATCAACAACAGGGAACGCAAGGGTTGATCATTCATCTCTTAGATCAAAAGTTAATTAATCCTAACCCCGATTATTTTTCGTATACCTTATCAAAGGCGGCACTAGCATCTGCCATTCCTTTGATGGCTCAGCAATTTGCACCTCACGTAAGGGTAATGGGAATAGCTCCAGGCATCATTCTGCCCTCTGGTCCTCAATCACAAAGTCATTTTGAAGCAATACAGCAGATGAACCCTCTTAAAAAGTCTGCCACTGCAGAGGATATTGCCCATACAGTCCTCTACTGCTCCTCTGTATCAAGTCTTACAGGAAGTGTGATTTATGTGGATGGCGGGCAGCATTTAGCTGCTTCCTCCAGAGATGTGATGTTTATTGATCCCCATAGCATTGAGTCTAGTTAA
- a CDS encoding type II toxin-antitoxin system RelB/DinJ family antitoxin: MATTTMVHVRVDENVKAQANETLASMGLTISDAIRVFLTRIVADKELPFSLKAPNATSRIAIAEASEIIKSHRSRFVTLEALLNDLEKAGSN; the protein is encoded by the coding sequence ATGGCCACCACCACTATGGTCCACGTTCGAGTGGACGAGAACGTCAAGGCGCAAGCTAATGAAACGTTAGCATCGATGGGTTTGACTATCTCAGATGCAATTCGTGTGTTCTTAACTCGTATTGTTGCCGATAAAGAATTACCATTTTCCCTCAAAGCACCAAACGCCACCAGTCGTATCGCCATCGCTGAAGCCAGTGAGATCATTAAGAGCCATCGCTCTCGTTTTGTAACTCTAGAAGCTCTTCTAAATGACCTCGAAAAAGCCGGCAGTAATTAA
- the mscL gene encoding large conductance mechanosensitive channel protein MscL, producing the protein MSILKDFKDFAIKGNVIDLAVAVIIGGAFGKIVSSMVEDMIMPVIGAIIGKLDFSNLYIVLGTLPEGVPDTLENLKKLKIPVLAYGRFLTVSVDFMILAFIIFLMVRLITRLKKQDEPIEATPVEVPISEEILLLREIRDQLKKSS; encoded by the coding sequence ATGAGCATCTTAAAAGACTTTAAGGATTTTGCGATTAAGGGAAACGTGATTGATTTGGCAGTGGCTGTGATTATTGGCGGTGCTTTTGGCAAAATCGTCTCATCTATGGTTGAAGATATGATTATGCCAGTGATCGGCGCAATCATTGGTAAGCTTGATTTCTCTAATTTGTATATTGTATTAGGAACACTGCCGGAAGGTGTCCCCGACACTCTAGAGAATTTAAAAAAACTAAAAATACCCGTATTGGCTTATGGCCGTTTTCTGACAGTGAGTGTGGATTTCATGATTCTTGCGTTTATTATCTTCCTCATGGTGCGATTGATTACTCGGCTTAAAAAGCAAGATGAGCCGATAGAGGCTACTCCGGTTGAGGTTCCTATCTCAGAAGAAATATTGTTGTTACGTGAAATTCGGGATCAATTAAAAAAAAGTAGTTAA
- a CDS encoding EI24 domain-containing protein, which produces MSSMWAATRTQFNPKMMMLIFAPFFIALILWSILMFVFWGSWHDSLMLWVNGATYPTWISPAVVAIVSGYFISIMLLFLLAPAVYLTTILITAFFSMPIIVQHVQRRYFPQVSEQGSHHVLGSILNTLIAIGVLLIGWVLGFPFWLLTPLAPVISLVLTAYMIQRLFRYDALAAYATNEEMRVIIQRSSSKFFMLGIVAAFIQFIPIINLFMATWVGLSFTFLAFNELRQLREYEIGYP; this is translated from the coding sequence ATGAGTTCCATGTGGGCGGCCACTCGAACCCAATTCAATCCTAAAATGATGATGCTGATTTTTGCGCCATTTTTTATAGCGCTGATTCTGTGGTCAATTCTGATGTTTGTATTCTGGGGGAGTTGGCATGATTCACTAATGCTTTGGGTCAATGGAGCCACCTATCCCACTTGGATATCGCCAGCAGTAGTGGCTATTGTCTCAGGCTATTTTATTTCTATTATGTTATTGTTTTTACTGGCCCCAGCAGTCTACTTAACTACCATTTTAATCACGGCATTTTTTTCTATGCCAATTATTGTCCAGCATGTACAACGTCGTTATTTTCCGCAAGTGAGTGAACAAGGGTCTCATCATGTATTGGGCAGCATACTCAATACACTGATTGCTATAGGTGTACTCTTAATAGGGTGGGTATTGGGTTTTCCGTTTTGGTTATTAACTCCCCTAGCACCTGTTATATCGCTAGTACTAACAGCGTACATGATTCAACGACTCTTTCGTTATGATGCGCTAGCAGCTTATGCCACCAATGAAGAAATGAGAGTGATCATACAACGCTCATCTTCTAAATTTTTTATGCTCGGTATTGTTGCGGCATTTATTCAATTTATTCCCATCATCAATCTTTTTATGGCAACTTGGGTGGGATTATCCTTTACCTTTTTAGCATTCAACGAGTTACGCCAATTAAGAGAGTATGAGATAGGATATCCATAG
- the mazF gene encoding endoribonuclease MazF — translation MPRSYVPDTGDVVWLEFDLQAGHEQMGHRPTLVISPASYNSKTGLMVCCPISTKIKGYTFEVVIQVDGVDYAALADQVKSLD, via the coding sequence ATGCCGCGCTCTTATGTCCCCGACACAGGCGACGTGGTTTGGCTCGAATTTGATCTTCAAGCTGGACATGAACAGATGGGACACCGGCCTACGCTCGTCATCAGTCCAGCAAGTTACAACAGCAAAACTGGATTGATGGTATGTTGCCCGATATCTACCAAAATTAAGGGTTATACCTTTGAGGTGGTGATCCAGGTCGACGGCGTGGATTACGCGGCGCTTGCTGATCAAGTGAAATCGCTTGATTAG
- a CDS encoding AbrB/MazE/SpoVT family DNA-binding domain-containing protein, with protein sequence MESVIRKWGNSPALRLPTTVLKEAGYQLEQKVDLIVSPGRIIIQPSKNIAYDLDTLIKGINAANMHEEISFGSPVGNEAL encoded by the coding sequence ATGGAATCTGTCATTCGCAAATGGGGAAATAGTCCCGCTCTACGCTTGCCGACCACTGTTTTAAAAGAAGCAGGTTATCAACTCGAGCAGAAAGTTGACCTTATCGTCTCTCCTGGTCGGATCATCATCCAGCCATCCAAAAATATAGCCTATGACCTTGATACTTTGATTAAGGGAATCAATGCTGCCAACATGCATGAAGAAATCAGCTTTGGTTCTCCAGTGGGGAACGAGGCGCTCTGA
- a CDS encoding HigA family addiction module antitoxin — protein MMNMYNPAHPGEVLREWLPEGMRIEQAAKELHISRTTLSKVLNAKSGLTATMALRLSAWLGTSPDLWLGMQLQWELRQAKKKRLPTIKPLKRQAASIA, from the coding sequence ATGATGAATATGTATAATCCAGCGCATCCAGGAGAGGTTCTTAGAGAATGGTTACCAGAGGGTATGCGCATAGAGCAAGCTGCAAAAGAATTACACATCTCTCGTACAACCCTCTCCAAGGTCTTAAATGCAAAATCAGGGCTGACTGCTACAATGGCGTTAAGACTGTCCGCGTGGTTGGGTACGTCTCCTGATTTGTGGTTAGGCATGCAATTACAGTGGGAATTGCGTCAGGCGAAAAAAAAACGATTACCCACAATAAAACCACTTAAAAGACAAGCTGCATCTATAGCTTAG
- a CDS encoding type II toxin-antitoxin system RelE/ParE family toxin — protein MIKSFKHKGLKDFYEHGNKAGILPHHAKKLQLLLTALNAAKDERDMNAPSWNLHLLSGNLKDYWLVTVSGNWRITFRFDEGDVELVDYQDYH, from the coding sequence ATGATAAAATCATTTAAACATAAAGGGCTTAAAGACTTTTATGAGCATGGCAATAAGGCTGGAATTCTGCCTCATCATGCTAAAAAATTACAACTATTACTCACTGCACTAAATGCAGCTAAAGATGAGAGAGATATGAATGCTCCTAGTTGGAATTTACACTTATTAAGTGGCAACTTAAAAGATTATTGGTTAGTCACTGTCAGTGGTAATTGGCGAATTACTTTTAGGTTTGATGAAGGTGATGTTGAGTTAGTAGACTATCAAGATTATCACTAG
- a CDS encoding type II toxin-antitoxin system PemK/MazF family toxin: MNRGDIYLVSLDPTSGHEQKGVRPVLVVSPGPFNKLTKAPIVVPITTGGNFARVAGFTVTLEGSKTVGVVRCDQPRVLDLVARKAKKLESVSVAVMDEVLAKLATLIA, translated from the coding sequence ATGAATCGAGGCGATATTTATTTGGTTTCTCTGGACCCTACCTCCGGCCATGAGCAAAAGGGAGTGCGACCAGTACTCGTGGTCTCGCCTGGTCCTTTTAATAAATTAACCAAGGCACCCATTGTGGTGCCTATTACTACAGGCGGGAATTTTGCAAGAGTTGCTGGGTTTACAGTCACTTTAGAGGGCTCTAAAACAGTTGGCGTAGTTCGCTGTGATCAACCAAGAGTGCTGGACTTGGTAGCCCGAAAAGCAAAAAAGTTAGAGAGTGTGTCAGTCGCTGTAATGGATGAAGTATTGGCTAAATTGGCGACATTGATCGCATAA
- a CDS encoding AbrB/MazE/SpoVT family DNA-binding domain-containing protein: protein MQTNLRKVGGSVMMVISPAFLEELKINAGAMVDVVMLEGRLVVKPITKPVYKLADLLAKCDANAKIPKEDKRWLELTPVGNEIL, encoded by the coding sequence ATGCAGACCAATTTAAGAAAAGTAGGTGGTTCGGTGATGATGGTGATTTCGCCCGCATTTTTAGAGGAGTTGAAGATTAATGCAGGGGCAATGGTTGATGTTGTCATGCTTGAGGGCCGCTTAGTAGTCAAGCCTATTACCAAACCTGTATATAAATTGGCGGATTTGCTGGCAAAGTGCGATGCCAATGCCAAAATACCCAAAGAAGACAAACGCTGGCTGGAGCTCACCCCCGTTGGTAATGAGATCTTGTAA
- a CDS encoding HigA family addiction module antitoxin, with translation MTTIKWPHPGEVLLEDFLKPMAISQYRLAHEIGVVPRRINEIVKGQRAITADTALRLGIFFGTGAESWMNLQSDYELRQAKLKITKILSSIRTFDQIIA, from the coding sequence ATGACAACCATTAAATGGCCACACCCAGGTGAGGTACTTCTTGAAGACTTTTTAAAGCCAATGGCGATTAGCCAGTACCGCCTAGCCCACGAGATCGGCGTTGTGCCACGCCGCATTAATGAAATCGTCAAGGGCCAAAGAGCAATCACTGCCGATACGGCTCTGCGCTTGGGTATATTTTTCGGAACGGGCGCAGAAAGCTGGATGAACCTCCAGTCGGACTATGAATTGCGCCAAGCAAAGTTGAAAATAACCAAGATCCTGTCAAGTATTCGCACATTTGATCAGATCATAGCTTAA
- the vapB gene encoding type II toxin-antitoxin system VapB family antitoxin, giving the protein MTIAITTVFTNNRSQAVRLPAEARLPDEVKRVIVRIRGRERIITPIENTWDNFFLSGPAVTDDFMNERGVQKSVERESL; this is encoded by the coding sequence ATGACAATAGCGATTACAACGGTGTTTACCAATAACCGAAGCCAGGCAGTCAGGCTCCCTGCTGAGGCGCGTTTACCTGATGAGGTGAAAAGGGTAATCGTACGCATTCGAGGTCGTGAACGCATCATTACGCCGATTGAAAACACCTGGGATAACTTTTTCTTAAGTGGCCCAGCGGTAACGGATGACTTTATGAATGAGCGCGGAGTACAAAAATCAGTTGAGAGAGAAAGCCTGTAA
- the vapC gene encoding type II toxin-antitoxin system tRNA(fMet)-specific endonuclease VapC — translation MLKFLLDTNIVIYVLKRRPKEMLDIFNTNVSRMAISSITLSELIYGSEKSQNVDKNLEAIEEFISHLDVLPYDAKASQHYGQIKAALEKKGKIIGENDIHIAAHAISQGLILVTNNLREFKRVPNLALENWVS, via the coding sequence ATGCTCAAGTTTTTGCTCGATACCAATATTGTCATTTATGTTCTAAAACGCAGACCCAAGGAAATGTTAGATATTTTTAATACAAATGTCAGTCGCATGGCAATTTCTAGCATTACTTTATCTGAGTTGATTTATGGCTCAGAAAAAAGTCAAAATGTGGACAAAAATTTAGAGGCGATCGAAGAGTTTATTAGTCATCTTGACGTGCTCCCCTATGACGCCAAGGCATCGCAACACTATGGTCAAATTAAAGCAGCCCTAGAAAAAAAAGGCAAAATCATTGGTGAGAATGATATTCATATTGCAGCCCATGCTATTAGCCAGGGCTTGATTCTAGTTACCAATAACTTGAGAGAGTTTAAGAGGGTTCCCAATTTAGCGTTGGAGAATTGGGTATCATAG
- a CDS encoding HVO_A0114 family putative DNA-binding protein, whose protein sequence is MTKVIIRTDKVEGFFDRARKAAQKADRGESFKKSATFSFEDPQEMFMVLSEARRRLMLEVMDEPKTITQLTVKLHRERSAITKDIGLLEKLGLLVSQKRSNPGHGVEKLVRTVAPKIEMIATLG, encoded by the coding sequence ATGACTAAAGTAATTATTCGCACTGATAAGGTTGAGGGCTTTTTCGATCGCGCGCGCAAAGCTGCGCAAAAAGCAGATCGTGGTGAATCATTTAAGAAGTCAGCAACTTTCTCATTTGAAGATCCTCAAGAGATGTTCATGGTCCTCTCAGAAGCGCGTAGGCGCCTGATGTTAGAGGTGATGGATGAGCCTAAAACGATTACCCAACTAACGGTCAAGTTGCATCGTGAACGCTCTGCCATTACTAAGGACATTGGACTCTTGGAGAAATTGGGATTACTTGTTTCGCAAAAGAGGTCTAATCCTGGCCATGGAGTTGAGAAACTGGTAAGAACAGTTGCGCCAAAAATAGAGATGATTGCGACTTTAGGCTAA
- a CDS encoding toxin-antitoxin system TumE family protein has protein sequence MTKKSKPKIESQLERETFKLKANKGGGILSFEVWGYVQDGKTIVTRYNLAYINPLICQKDNGRVLGFDNAHDYHHKHYMGKVAPVEFESYEQTLEQFQEEWQHIVKGLKKVKK, from the coding sequence ATGACTAAAAAATCCAAACCCAAGATCGAATCCCAGTTGGAGAGGGAGACATTTAAGTTAAAGGCAAATAAGGGCGGCGGAATTTTAAGCTTCGAAGTTTGGGGGTATGTTCAAGACGGTAAGACGATAGTAACAAGGTACAACCTGGCTTATATCAATCCACTGATTTGTCAGAAAGATAACGGGCGGGTGTTGGGGTTTGATAATGCACATGATTATCACCACAAGCACTATATGGGCAAAGTAGCCCCTGTTGAATTTGAAAGTTATGAGCAAACTCTAGAACAGTTTCAAGAAGAGTGGCAGCACATCGTTAAAGGATTAAAAAAGGTGAAAAAATGA
- a CDS encoding tyrosine-type recombinase/integrase, translating to MNNDTVKYTLFQTINKIEGAYAYATIRAYRADFLKFIEFCDAQHENALPASSNSVAQFIIKLTNDNLCSASIRRAVAGLSGIHRLNRYPDPTKDPDVNIEMRRMHRKLGRTSKQAYGINKKELTLMIKQQDNSLYELRNKALLVTAFDTLCRRSELCDLRIEDLKINKDGTGSVLLRKSKIDQEKQGSIINLNRETITNIKNWIGKAKINEGYLFRGIKKNAKLREKLSVGQINRIFKRIAQQVKLDEGKVRNISGHSFRVGAAKELAKNNLSFPNLMNKGRWTKIDTVMKYIQN from the coding sequence ATGAACAATGATACTGTAAAATATACTCTATTCCAAACAATTAATAAGATAGAAGGCGCATATGCTTACGCAACCATTAGAGCTTACAGAGCTGATTTTTTAAAATTTATTGAGTTTTGCGACGCTCAACATGAAAATGCTCTACCAGCATCTAGTAACTCAGTTGCTCAATTCATTATTAAACTCACTAATGATAATTTATGCTCTGCCAGTATTAGAAGAGCCGTTGCAGGACTCTCAGGCATTCATAGACTTAATCGATATCCTGACCCTACTAAAGATCCAGACGTAAATATTGAGATGCGGCGTATGCACAGAAAACTTGGTCGCACTTCTAAACAAGCCTATGGAATAAATAAAAAAGAATTAACTTTAATGATTAAACAGCAAGACAATTCACTTTATGAATTGAGAAACAAAGCGTTATTAGTTACTGCCTTCGACACACTGTGCAGAAGAAGTGAGTTATGTGATCTACGAATTGAGGATTTAAAAATAAATAAAGATGGGACTGGATCAGTATTACTCAGAAAAAGTAAGATAGATCAGGAGAAACAGGGAAGCATTATTAATCTTAACAGAGAGACGATTACAAATATTAAGAATTGGATTGGAAAAGCAAAAATTAATGAAGGCTACTTATTTAGAGGAATAAAAAAGAATGCTAAATTAAGAGAAAAACTATCGGTAGGGCAAATTAATAGAATTTTTAAGAGAATTGCTCAGCAAGTAAAATTGGATGAAGGTAAAGTCAGAAATATTAGCGGGCATTCTTTTAGGGTGGGTGCTGCGAAGGAACTAGCCAAGAACAATTTAAGTTTCCCAAACTTAATGAATAAAGGAAGATGGACGAAAATAGATACCGTAATGAAATATATACAGAATTAA
- a CDS encoding glycosyltransferase, with the protein MKVCVSVVSHNHGEMAFNLVKYLVSLPSIDKVILTININESIPLFYSAKLRLVVNNKPKGFGANHNSAFNISRSDFFCVINPDVIISSDIFIKLLEKFHDPSIGLVGPLVFNSQGIEEDSLRCFLTPFGIVKRIFKANSVMYKINNNDNDVTPDWISGLFMLFPSRVFQHVGGFDEDYYMYCEDADICTRLWKKGYKVLGCPSVSIIHNAQRASHKNLRHFYWHLKSLLLYFLKHSFRLPKKQIT; encoded by the coding sequence ATGAAAGTTTGTGTCTCAGTTGTTTCTCATAATCATGGAGAAATGGCCTTTAACTTAGTAAAATATCTTGTCAGTCTTCCTTCAATTGATAAAGTAATTCTGACTATCAATATTAATGAAAGTATTCCTTTATTTTATTCGGCAAAATTAAGACTGGTCGTAAATAATAAGCCTAAAGGTTTCGGTGCGAATCATAATTCTGCTTTTAATATTTCAAGATCAGATTTTTTTTGTGTTATAAATCCTGATGTAATTATAAGTAGTGATATTTTTATAAAACTTTTAGAAAAATTTCATGATCCTTCAATTGGATTAGTAGGACCATTAGTGTTTAATAGCCAAGGTATAGAAGAAGATAGTTTACGATGTTTTTTGACTCCATTTGGAATTGTAAAACGTATTTTTAAAGCTAACTCGGTAATGTATAAAATTAATAACAATGATAATGATGTTACACCGGATTGGATATCTGGATTGTTTATGCTTTTCCCTTCAAGAGTTTTTCAACACGTTGGCGGCTTTGATGAAGATTATTATATGTATTGTGAAGATGCAGACATTTGCACAAGACTTTGGAAAAAAGGCTATAAAGTTTTAGGTTGTCCATCTGTTAGCATAATCCATAATGCACAAAGAGCAAGTCATAAAAATTTAAGACACTTCTACTGGCACCTAAAGAGTTTGCTGCTGTATTTCTTAAAACATAGTTTTAGATTACCTAAAAAACAAATTACTTAA